A single window of Candidatus Nitrosocosmicus arcticus DNA harbors:
- a CDS encoding sporulation protein Cse60, translating into MTRVKFYNNQHLSDIEKDINEFLKKEEVKQLIDFKFTALSKGGTDEYTAVIIYEEHMSPGKEDPQVYE; encoded by the coding sequence ATGACAAGGGTAAAATTCTATAACAATCAACATCTGTCCGATATTGAAAAAGACATTAATGAATTCCTTAAAAAAGAAGAGGTCAAACAATTAATTGATTTTAAATTTACTGCTCTTAGTAAAGGCGGTACTGATGAATATACTGCTGTGATTATTTACGAAGAACATATGAGTCCGGGCAAAGAAGACCCTCAAGTGTATGAGTGA
- a CDS encoding TetR/AcrR family transcriptional regulator → MCAKVILKHKLEIRDKIIAAALISFSRKGFDKTRMDDIALESNVSKGTL, encoded by the coding sequence ATGTGCGCAAAGGTTATTTTAAAACACAAATTAGAAATTCGAGATAAGATTATTGCAGCTGCCCTAATTTCCTTTTCTAGAAAAGGGTTTGATAAGACAAGAATGGATGATATAGCTCTTGAGTCAAATGTGAGCAAGGGCACCCTTTAA
- a CDS encoding winged helix-turn-helix domain-containing protein, with translation MLIKGRERSKTKYRDKCQILYLIVKSCIGKYQTKNKLSYYSSYKRLNEYLADLIRLDLLLFDEKKQRFIATPKGNDFVRKYDNIIEFIPTFKRDYEI, from the coding sequence TTGTTGATAAAGGGAAGAGAAAGGAGTAAAACAAAGTATCGGGACAAGTGTCAAATCTTATACTTGATTGTAAAGAGTTGTATAGGCAAATATCAAACCAAAAACAAACTTAGTTATTACAGTTCATACAAAAGATTGAATGAGTATCTGGCAGACTTGATACGTTTGGATTTATTATTGTTTGATGAAAAAAAACAAAGATTCATAGCAACTCCTAAAGGAAATGACTTTGTTAGAAAATACGATAATATCATAGAGTTTATCCCAACTTTTAAAAGAGACTATGAAATCTGA